The proteins below are encoded in one region of Bifidobacterium catenulatum DSM 16992 = JCM 1194 = LMG 11043:
- a CDS encoding DUF6049 family protein, producing the protein MVVRKETQQTGVKVNQPAQRNVPHGIRALSAILAMVMTMALMLLYAPMPHAKAEETPETQSGAMLSIDSSTAVLTDTSGYHLSATVTNTTDQEIPSGTLTLAMNAFYTFVSRNDIQEWSEGIGQIPTPDIVGQSEVPALQPGASANVRIDAESSQEALASIHSWGPKPVTLNYEADGVQQDEAHTFATRTGAGLNTPDTPAMNITIVQPLEAQGWTTDNTMLEQLVNKGGVTSAELSKIAVPGKEDEARLKSLEETFTKHDKLQVVADPTYLKAMSMPTQVDGITQPSLFDITAYSALNDSKTYDSSGVGTSQWSAEQALKNYQSALGDPNASMTTYAWQGTGNWTIEALTKAKQQGYDTVIATHDFEADDAATAETGKAIVSTDTGDVTVLTAQSVLSNLAQGKATSSDAEADGEGTTAGRLARFVAQSAFYQMEQPYAERNLLVCLNDNSDPAVVDALMTDVEQSPWLNITDLNTLSNADPTLSGDDAATIVPQSDGINDATRANLRQTLSTLAASASDIKRFNASILTDDAKQAPAGLKAWRRQLVNAHGIMALHALGGENPAGSTMVEGAGQLASLLINGVAITPTENVNVVSETAQMPVTISNSHPYPVTVKVSSLTNSMQIVTSRFDTVEVPAHGEAQVAFTIRVATSGTADATLSLQDRQGITFGATQTTHITSALQISDKSGFIIIGIAVLLGALGLWRQFHRKKDPDE; encoded by the coding sequence ATGGTTGTACGCAAGGAAACTCAACAGACAGGCGTGAAGGTGAATCAACCCGCACAACGGAACGTTCCGCACGGCATACGTGCTCTTTCGGCAATCCTCGCCATGGTCATGACCATGGCGTTGATGTTGTTATACGCGCCTATGCCACATGCCAAAGCCGAAGAAACGCCGGAAACACAATCGGGAGCCATGCTGTCGATCGACTCTTCCACAGCCGTGCTGACAGACACTTCCGGCTATCATCTGAGCGCAACGGTGACTAACACCACCGATCAGGAAATCCCATCGGGCACGCTGACCCTCGCCATGAACGCCTTCTACACGTTCGTGTCGCGCAACGATATCCAGGAATGGTCGGAAGGCATCGGGCAGATCCCAACGCCCGATATCGTGGGCCAAAGCGAGGTTCCCGCGCTTCAGCCGGGAGCTTCAGCAAACGTGCGCATCGACGCAGAATCAAGCCAAGAAGCACTGGCATCCATCCACTCCTGGGGTCCCAAGCCCGTCACGCTCAACTATGAGGCCGACGGCGTCCAGCAAGACGAAGCACACACTTTCGCAACACGAACCGGAGCCGGACTCAATACCCCCGACACGCCCGCGATGAATATCACCATCGTGCAGCCGCTCGAAGCGCAAGGATGGACCACCGACAACACCATGCTGGAACAACTCGTCAACAAAGGTGGCGTCACCTCCGCGGAACTTTCGAAAATCGCCGTCCCCGGCAAAGAAGACGAGGCACGACTCAAGTCGCTGGAAGAGACGTTCACCAAGCATGACAAACTGCAGGTGGTGGCCGATCCGACCTATCTGAAGGCGATGTCGATGCCGACGCAAGTCGACGGCATCACGCAACCGTCCCTGTTCGACATCACCGCCTATTCCGCGCTGAACGACAGTAAAACCTATGATTCGTCAGGCGTCGGTACCTCGCAATGGAGTGCCGAACAGGCCTTGAAAAACTATCAATCGGCGTTGGGTGACCCGAACGCGAGTATGACCACGTATGCATGGCAGGGCACTGGCAATTGGACGATCGAGGCGCTTACGAAAGCCAAACAGCAGGGGTACGACACCGTCATCGCCACGCATGATTTCGAAGCGGACGATGCGGCCACTGCGGAAACAGGCAAGGCCATAGTGTCCACCGACACGGGTGACGTCACCGTACTGACCGCGCAAAGCGTGCTTTCCAACCTTGCACAGGGCAAGGCGACCAGTTCCGACGCCGAAGCGGATGGCGAGGGAACAACGGCCGGGCGTCTCGCACGATTCGTCGCGCAAAGCGCGTTCTACCAGATGGAACAGCCGTATGCGGAACGCAACCTGCTGGTCTGCCTGAACGACAATTCCGACCCAGCCGTCGTGGACGCGCTGATGACGGACGTCGAACAATCGCCATGGCTGAACATCACCGATCTGAACACATTAAGCAACGCCGACCCCACTTTGAGCGGCGACGATGCGGCCACGATCGTGCCGCAATCCGACGGAATCAATGATGCGACGCGAGCCAATCTCAGGCAGACGCTCAGTACGCTGGCAGCCTCAGCAAGCGACATCAAACGATTTAACGCGTCCATCCTCACCGACGACGCCAAGCAGGCCCCCGCAGGCCTCAAAGCGTGGCGCAGACAGCTCGTCAACGCGCACGGCATCATGGCATTGCACGCGCTAGGCGGCGAAAATCCAGCCGGAAGCACCATGGTGGAAGGAGCCGGGCAACTGGCGTCCCTGCTCATCAACGGCGTGGCCATCACACCGACGGAAAACGTCAACGTGGTCAGCGAAACCGCGCAAATGCCCGTTACCATCAGCAACAGCCACCCCTATCCGGTCACGGTAAAAGTCTCATCGTTGACCAACTCCATGCAGATCGTCACTTCGCGTTTCGACACCGTGGAAGTGCCCGCGCACGGCGAAGCCCAAGTGGCATTCACCATCCGCGTGGCCACCTCAGGCACCGCGGACGCCACACTCAGCCTGCAGGACAGGCAGGGCATCACATTCGGAGCGACACAAACCACCCACATCACCAGCGCATTGCAGATCAGCGACAAAAGCGGCTTCATCATCATCGGCATCGCCGTGCTGCTTGGAGCTTTGGGACTGTGGCGCCAATTCCACCGTAAGAAGGATCCCGACGAATGA
- the murJ gene encoding murein biosynthesis integral membrane protein MurJ has protein sequence MSSSVGRNSLIMASGTAASRVTGQIRTILLAWALGTTGYAANAYQAGSMIPQVIYTLVSGGIFNAVLVPQIVRTLKAKDAETRLNKLITLAITMLLAVAILMALCTPLLTRLYVNGSPETMALATSFTLWCMPQIFFYGLYTVVGQILAAKDHFTAYAWSSVGANIISCIGFGTFIALFGRATEHPLDFWTADKIALTAGTWTLGVAFQALVLFIPLTKIGLKYRPQFGLRGIGLRSMGPVAAWSVGIVVIDQLANIVITRTSTNAPMLAQQQFGINPLDVAGNASYQNAYTIYMLPYSLIAVSLATAIFPKISRAVADHNIAEARADLSQALRNMGVIMCYFSVAFVVMPVPIILALLPSVNVREAILMAGPLVTLGVGLPFASAYLIIQRTFYAFEDGKSPFIFMLFAMGIQAVGVIIGARLLPPTEWTTMIGMLGAISYILPIPILYAMLRKRFENNIDGPHIAISYLKSIGAAAATMFIGMTVRDSIYQLVGAQIGAVDGHMNWIQAVTCASLLAIVTFIVYVGTLRLLRSEEFNETIALISSRIPGLRKPTSPNDRLEQGDAENGE, from the coding sequence ATGAGTTCTTCCGTTGGCCGTAATTCACTGATCATGGCCTCCGGCACTGCGGCCTCGCGCGTGACCGGGCAAATCCGCACCATTCTGCTCGCCTGGGCTTTAGGCACCACCGGCTATGCGGCAAACGCCTACCAGGCCGGATCCATGATTCCGCAGGTCATCTACACTCTGGTTTCCGGCGGTATCTTCAACGCCGTGCTCGTACCGCAGATCGTGCGCACGTTGAAGGCGAAAGACGCCGAAACCAGGCTCAACAAGCTCATCACGCTCGCCATCACCATGTTGTTGGCGGTGGCGATTCTGATGGCGCTGTGCACGCCGCTGCTCACTAGACTGTATGTGAACGGCAGCCCGGAAACCATGGCGTTGGCAACCTCTTTCACCCTGTGGTGCATGCCCCAGATTTTCTTCTATGGCCTGTATACGGTGGTCGGCCAGATTCTTGCGGCCAAAGACCATTTCACCGCGTATGCGTGGAGTTCGGTGGGCGCGAACATCATCAGCTGCATCGGTTTCGGCACGTTCATCGCATTGTTCGGCCGCGCCACGGAACATCCGCTTGATTTTTGGACCGCCGACAAAATCGCTTTGACGGCCGGAACATGGACGTTGGGCGTGGCATTCCAAGCGTTGGTATTATTCATTCCGCTGACCAAAATCGGATTGAAATACCGTCCGCAATTCGGACTTCGCGGCATCGGCTTGCGTTCCATGGGTCCGGTCGCGGCTTGGAGTGTCGGCATTGTCGTAATCGACCAGCTCGCCAATATCGTAATCACGCGCACGTCCACCAACGCGCCGATGCTCGCGCAGCAGCAGTTCGGCATCAATCCGCTCGACGTGGCCGGCAATGCCTCGTACCAGAACGCGTACACGATTTACATGCTGCCATATTCGCTGATTGCCGTTTCGCTTGCAACCGCGATTTTCCCGAAAATATCCCGTGCGGTCGCCGACCATAATATCGCCGAAGCGCGTGCCGATCTAAGTCAGGCACTGCGCAATATGGGCGTGATCATGTGCTATTTCTCGGTCGCTTTCGTAGTGATGCCCGTTCCGATCATTCTCGCGTTGCTGCCGTCTGTGAACGTCAGAGAGGCGATTCTTATGGCGGGACCGTTAGTCACGCTTGGCGTGGGACTTCCGTTCGCCAGCGCGTATCTGATTATCCAGCGCACGTTCTATGCATTCGAAGACGGCAAATCGCCGTTCATTTTCATGCTGTTTGCCATGGGCATTCAAGCGGTAGGCGTGATCATCGGCGCGAGACTACTCCCCCCTACCGAATGGACGACAATGATCGGCATGCTAGGAGCCATAAGCTACATACTGCCGATCCCCATCCTGTATGCCATGCTGCGCAAACGATTCGAAAACAATATCGACGGTCCGCACATAGCCATCTCATATCTGAAATCGATTGGCGCGGCAGCAGCTACCATGTTCATCGGCATGACGGTACGTGACAGCATCTACCAGCTTGTCGGCGCCCAAATCGGAGCGGTGGACGGTCATATGAACTGGATTCAGGCAGTGACGTGCGCCTCACTGTTGGCCATAGTGACCTTCATCGTTTACGTGGGCACGTTGCGGCTGCTGCGTTCCGAGGAATTCAACGAGACGATCGCGCTGATTTCCTCACGTATTCCCGGACTTCGCAAGCCGACCAGCCCCAACGATAGACTGGAACAGGGCGACGCCGAAAACGGCGAGTGA